In Streptomyces capitiformicae, one genomic interval encodes:
- a CDS encoding flavin reductase family protein has translation MNSLSTDEPTAHRATDGVPASLREVMARFATGVTVLSTGGEHIHGMTANAFTSVSLDPPSVLCCVDRSAVMHKAIKTAGHFGVSIMEAGQEGLVRFFADKKRPLGPGQFADVDWSPGPRTGAPLLSGSLAWLECELSTAYDFGTHSIFIGEVVGASHGGARDGLLFFRGGFRRAVPHSA, from the coding sequence ATGAACTCTCTGTCCACCGACGAACCCACCGCGCACCGGGCCACGGACGGGGTGCCCGCTTCGCTGCGGGAGGTGATGGCGCGATTCGCCACCGGTGTGACGGTTCTGTCCACCGGCGGAGAACACATCCACGGAATGACCGCGAACGCGTTCACCTCTGTCTCGCTCGACCCGCCGTCCGTGCTGTGCTGTGTCGACCGGAGCGCTGTGATGCACAAGGCCATCAAGACCGCGGGGCATTTCGGGGTGTCCATCATGGAGGCCGGCCAGGAAGGCCTGGTCCGTTTCTTCGCGGACAAGAAACGCCCGCTGGGGCCCGGGCAGTTCGCCGACGTCGACTGGTCCCCGGGGCCGCGTACCGGCGCGCCGCTGCTGTCGGGCTCGCTGGCCTGGCTGGAGTGCGAACTGTCCACCGCCTACGACTTCGGGACCCACTCGATCTTCATCGGCGAGGTGGTCGGAGCGAGCCACGGCGGCGCCCGGGACGGGCTGCTGTTCTTCCGCGGCGGCTTCCGGCGCGCCGTCCCGCACTCCGCCTGA
- a CDS encoding DUF3052 domain-containing protein, translating into MGVSHSSDNGGYSGTPLARKIGVKAGHRVRLRHAPEGWGIPALPAGCDLAAGGPRGADVAVAFYRMRTDLTAEAPVPARELADDAMPWIAWPRMAAGHVSEITENDLRDQFLPLGLVDVKVAALGEDWSGLKFVRRREHRTRQR; encoded by the coding sequence ATGGGCGTTTCCCACAGCAGCGACAACGGTGGGTATTCCGGCACGCCGCTCGCGAGGAAGATCGGTGTCAAGGCCGGCCACCGGGTGCGGCTGCGGCACGCGCCCGAGGGCTGGGGCATCCCGGCGCTCCCCGCCGGCTGCGACCTCGCCGCCGGTGGCCCGCGCGGGGCAGACGTCGCCGTCGCCTTCTATCGGATGCGGACGGATCTGACCGCAGAGGCGCCGGTGCCGGCCCGTGAGCTCGCCGACGACGCCATGCCCTGGATCGCCTGGCCCCGCATGGCCGCCGGGCACGTCAGCGAAATCACCGAGAACGACCTCCGTGATCAGTTCCTCCCGCTCGGGCTCGTCGACGTGAAGGTTGCCGCGCTGGGGGAGGACTGGTCGGGGCTGAAGTTCGTACGCCGCAGGGAGCACCGCACGCGGCAACGGTGA